A portion of the Stigmatella aurantiaca DW4/3-1 genome contains these proteins:
- a CDS encoding FAD-dependent oxidoreductase, producing MDFIVLGGGVSGLSCGIRLLEAGHAVQLWARELSPHTTSDVAAAMWYPYLASPKERVLGWGQRTYEVLRSLAGRPETGVQMVHGAELFTETVQDPWWASSVPGFRRAAPGELPPGYSEGYAFEVPVIEMPRYLPFLLERFHELGGRLRQREVHSLEEAWSEAPTVVNCTGLGARTLVGDEALFPIRGEVLRVSPSPTPRFLIDESEARGMTYLIPRATDCILGGTAEGGVDSLTPSATEAEGILSRCRRLLPEGTPLNVVEHRVGLRPGRPSVRLEAEHLGERRVIHNYGHGGAGVTLSWGCAEEVRALAEAAR from the coding sequence ATGGACTTCATCGTCTTGGGAGGAGGGGTCTCGGGGCTCTCGTGCGGAATCCGCCTGCTGGAGGCAGGCCATGCCGTGCAGCTCTGGGCCCGCGAGCTGTCCCCTCACACCACCTCGGATGTCGCCGCCGCCATGTGGTACCCCTACCTGGCCTCTCCCAAAGAGCGCGTCCTCGGATGGGGACAGCGCACCTACGAGGTGCTGCGCTCGCTGGCGGGCCGGCCGGAGACGGGCGTTCAGATGGTTCACGGGGCCGAGCTCTTCACCGAGACGGTTCAAGACCCTTGGTGGGCCTCCAGCGTGCCCGGCTTCCGCAGGGCCGCTCCCGGCGAGCTGCCTCCCGGCTACTCCGAGGGCTATGCCTTCGAAGTTCCCGTCATCGAGATGCCGCGCTACCTGCCCTTCCTTCTGGAGCGCTTCCACGAGTTGGGGGGGCGCCTGCGCCAGCGCGAGGTCCACTCCCTGGAGGAGGCCTGGAGCGAAGCGCCGACCGTGGTCAACTGCACGGGCCTGGGAGCCCGCACGCTGGTGGGCGATGAGGCGCTCTTCCCCATTCGAGGTGAAGTGCTGCGCGTGTCCCCCTCCCCCACCCCCCGTTTCCTCATCGATGAGAGCGAAGCGCGCGGCATGACCTACCTCATCCCCCGCGCCACCGACTGCATCCTGGGGGGAACCGCCGAAGGCGGCGTGGACTCGCTGACGCCCAGTGCCACGGAGGCCGAGGGCATCCTCTCGCGCTGTCGGCGGCTGTTGCCCGAGGGAACCCCGCTGAATGTCGTGGAGCACCGGGTCGGCTTGAGGCCGGGACGTCCCTCCGTGCGCCTCGAGGCAGAGCACCTCGGGGAACGCCGGGTCATCCACAACTACGGCCACGGGGGCGCCGGGGTCACCCTGTCCTGGGGATGTGCCGAGGAAGTGCGGGCACTCGCCGAGGCCGCACGCTGA